The following are from one region of the Malassezia vespertilionis chromosome 4, complete sequence genome:
- the HHF1_2 gene encoding Histone H4 (COG:B; EggNog:ENOG503P3ZX), with amino-acid sequence MSGRGKGGKGLGKGGAKRHRKILRDNIQGITKPAIRRLARRGGVKRISGLIYDETRGVLKLFLENVIRDAVTYTEHAKRKTVTSLDVIYALKRQGRTLYGFGA; translated from the coding sequence ATGTCTGGTCGTGGAAAGGGTGGCAAAGGTCTCGGCAAGGGTGGCGCTAAGCGTCACCGCAAAATTTTGCGCGACAACATTCAGGGTATCACCAAACCCGCTATCCGCCGTCTCGCTCGCCGTGGTGGTGTCAAGCGTATCTCTGGTCTGATTTACGACGAGACCCGCGGTGTGCTCAAGCTTTTCCTTGAGAACGTTATTCGTGACGCTGTTACCTACACTgagcacgccaagcgcaagacTGTCACCTCCCTCGACGTCATTTACGCGCTCAAGCGCCAGGGCCGTACCCTTTACGGTTTCGGTGCATAA
- a CDS encoding acetyl-CoA C-acyltransferase (EggNog:ENOG503NUEC; COG:I): MSFATQTGKDQLVAKHDDDVVICAALRSPITKAKKGGLAQAAPEEMLGVVLKAIIQKTKIDPKLIEDVSIGNVLPPGGGATSARQAVLWAGIPNTAAVNTVNRQCSSGLASINQIANEILSRQIDIGIAGGVESMTLNYGAGVMPTKMSDSVLENEEAADCLMPMGITSENVARNFNVTREKQDAFAAESQRRAAEAQKAGKFKEEIVTINYVDDDGKERVVSEDDGIRAGVTKESLGKLKPAFAADGTTHAGNASQVSDGAAAVLLARRSIAKKYNLPILGKYSGAAVVGVPPNVMGIGPAFAIPKLLEKAGLKSNDIDIYEINEAFASQALYSVEKVGLDLAKVNPNGGAIALGHPLGATGSRQIATALAEAKRSHAKFIVTSMCIGTGMGMAALVVNEQ, from the coding sequence ATGAGCTTTGCCACCCAAACCGGAAAAGACCAACTTGTTGCTAagcacgacgacgatgtCGTGAtctgtgcagcgctgcgctcgcctATCACGAAAGCCAAGAAGGGCGGTCTTGCTCAGGCTGCGCCAGAGGAGATGCTCGGTGTTGTCCTCAAGGCCATCATCCAGAAGACCAAGATTGACCCGAAGCTTATTGAGGATGTTTCCATTGGTAACGTGCTTCCCCCTGGTGGCGGTGCTACTTCTGCACGCCAGGCTGTCCTTTGGGCTGGCATTCCCAACACTGCTGCGGTGAACACTGTTAACCGCCAGTGCTCTTCTGGTCTCGCCTCGATCAACCAGATCGCCAACGAGATCCTTTCTCGTCAAATTGACATTGGTATTGCGGGTGGTGTTGAGTCCATGACTCTTAACTACGGCGCCGGTGTCATGCCGACCAAGATGTCTGACAGCGTCCTTGAAAACGAGGAGGCTGCCGACTGCCTTATGCCCATGGGTATTACCTCGGAGAATGTTGCTCGCAACTTCAACGTTACGCGTGAGAAGCAGGATGCCTTTGCTGCCGagtcgcagcgccgtgctgccGAGGCCCAGAAGGCCGGCAAGTTTAAGGAGGAGATCGTTACGATCAACTACGTTGATGACGATGGCAAGGAGCGTGTTGTTTCCGAGGACGATGGTATTCGTGCTGGTGTGACAAAGGAGtcgctcggcaagctcaAGCCTGCGTTTGCCGCCGACGGCACCACCCACGCCGGTAACGCCTCTCAAGTCTCGGACGGTGCCGCCGCTGTTCTTTTGGCCCGCCGTAGCATTGCCAAGAAGTACAACCTGCCTATTCTCGGCAAGTACAGCGGTGCCGCTGTGGTCGGTGTGCCCCCCAACGTGATGGGCATTGGCCCCGCCTTTGCCATCCCCAAGCTCTTGGAGAAGGCCGGCCTCAAGTCCAACGACATTGACATTTACGAGATCAACGAGGCGTTTGCGTCCCAGGCGCTCTACTCTGTTGAGAAGGTTGGCCTCGACCTTGCCAAGGTGAACCCTAACGGTGGTGCCATTGCGCTCGGCCACCCGCTCGGTGCCACCGGTTCTCGCCAGATTGCcactgcgcttgctgaGGCGAAGCGCTCCCACGCCAAGTTCATTGTCACTTCTATGTGCATTGGCACTGGTATGGGTATGGCTGCGCTTGTTGTTAACGAGCAGTAA
- the PCL7 gene encoding cyclin-like protein interacting with PHO85 (EggNog:ENOG503NW3Y; COG:S; BUSCO:EOG09263L00), with translation MKDIQTTAPDAPIEHAQSEPTSGGIPGQSNKSRRTSSTFSPRNEHTPLEHSASQEENVERDSQEKSAPVQKPSHLDIANYPSADLLKMLAALLQHIATSNDQLRPLHSARSQEQMQQAMQRSESSGSSPPFPMALNDPRRPSTTTAALTTLNAPSSTLCFHARHVPSISIEAYLLRILKYCPTTNDVFLSLLVYFDRLSRVGATGSFPDDPPVLQRTSHSNGSSTPSAQLSPNTFTPQHEASDAAATQNAATEPPRFPGIRGFAIDSYNVHRLVIAGITVASKFFSDVFYTNARYAKVGGLAVHELNQLELHFLLLTDFRLMISITEIQQYGDQLLAYAHDRSAASKLQHPVRRADSRSQDTGQDS, from the coding sequence ATGAAAGATATACAAACTACGGCGCCGGACGCTCCCATCGAGCACGCTCAGAGCGAGCCGACCTCGGGTGGCATTCCTGGCCAGTCCAACAAGAGCCGCCGCACGTCTTCGACGTTCTCGCCGCGGAATGAGCATACGCCTCTGGAGCATTCTGCATCACAGGAAGAAAACGTGGAGCGCGACTCACAAGAGAAATCGGCGCCCGTGCAGAAGCCCTCGCACCTCGATATTGCCAACTATCCCTCGGCTGATTTGTTAAAAATGCTTGCTGCActcctgcagcacatcgcCACCTCGAACGACCAGCTCCGTCCACTTCACTCTGCGCGGAGCCAGGAGCAGATGCAgcaagcgatgcagcgcagcgaatCGAGCGGGTCGAGTCCGCCCTTTCCCATGGCGCTCAACGATCCACGGCGCCCCTCGACCACGACTGCCGCACTTACGACGCTCAATGCACCCAGCAGCACGCTGTGTTTTCATGCAAGGCATGTGCCGAGCATCAGTATCGAGGCGTACCTCTTGCGTATTCTAAAGTACTGCCCAACAACGAACGATGTTTTTTTGAGCCTTCTCGTCTACTTTGACCGTCTTAGCCGTGTCGGTGCAACGGGCAGTTTCCCTGACGATCCAcctgtgctgcagcgcacttCGCATTCAAATGGCTCGTCGACTCCGTCGGCACAGCTGTCGCCCAACACCTTTACGCCGCAGCACGAGgccagcgatgcagcagcCACACAAAATGCCGCGACGGAACCACCGCGCTTTCCAGGTATACGTGGCTTTGCAATTGACAGCTACAATGTACATCGTCTCGTTATTGCCGGCATTACGGTCGCAAGCAAGTTTTTCAGTGATGTGTTTTATACCAATGCCCGCTACGCCAAGGTGGGCGGTCTCGCCGTGCACGAACTCAACCAGCTTGAACTGCATTTTTTGCTGCTTACGGATTTTCGTCTTATGATCTCCATTACAGAGATACAGCAGTACGGTGATCAGCTCCTCGCATACGCGCACGACCGCTCCGCCGCTTCTAAACTCCAGCACCCAGTACGGCGTGCCGACAGCAGATCTCAGGACACTGGCCAAGACTCATGA